One window of Methylococcus sp. EFPC2 genomic DNA carries:
- the amoC gene encoding bacterial ammonia monooxygenase, subunit AmoC: protein MAATIIGGVAEQEKPLLDLKWLTFAFAIYTVFYVWVRWYEGVYGWSAGLDSFAPEFETYWMNFLYIEIVLEIVTASLLWGYIWKTRDRNLAAITPREELRRNFTHLIWLFAYAWAIYWGASYFTEQDGTWHQTIVRDTDFTPSHIIEFYLSYPIYIITGFGAFLYAKTRLPFWSQGLSLPYLITVVGPFMILPNVGLNEWGHTFWFMEELFVAPLHYGFVFFGWLALAILGVVLQVTASFGKLIGKELCPDL from the coding sequence ATGGCTGCAACAATCATCGGCGGCGTAGCCGAGCAAGAGAAGCCCTTACTCGACCTGAAGTGGCTGACTTTTGCGTTTGCGATCTACACCGTTTTCTATGTGTGGGTACGCTGGTACGAAGGCGTTTACGGCTGGTCCGCCGGTCTGGATTCTTTCGCACCGGAATTCGAAACCTACTGGATGAACTTCCTGTACATCGAAATCGTGCTGGAAATCGTCACCGCATCGCTGCTGTGGGGCTACATCTGGAAGACCCGCGACCGCAACCTGGCCGCCATCACCCCGCGTGAAGAACTGCGCCGCAACTTCACCCACCTGATCTGGCTGTTCGCTTATGCGTGGGCCATCTACTGGGGCGCTTCCTACTTCACCGAGCAGGACGGCACCTGGCATCAGACGATCGTGCGCGACACCGACTTCACCCCGTCGCACATCATCGAGTTCTACCTGAGCTACCCGATCTACATCATCACCGGCTTCGGCGCCTTCCTGTATGCGAAGACCCGTCTGCCGTTCTGGTCGCAGGGTCTGTCTCTGCCCTACCTGATCACGGTGGTCGGTCCTTTCATGATTCTGCCGAACGTCGGTCTGAACGAATGGGGTCACACCTTCTGGTTCATGGAAGAGTTGTTCGTAGCGCCGCTGCACTACGGCTTCGTGTTCTTCGGTTGGTTGGCTCTGGCGATCCTGGGCGTCGTGCTGCAGGTCACCGCCAGTTTCGGCAAACTGATAGGCAAGGAACTCTGCCCGGACCTGTAA
- the amoA gene encoding bacterial ammonia monooxygenase, subunit AmoA, giving the protein MSALQSAVRSHAEAVKVSRTVDYILLFVVFFVVVGSYHIHAMLTMGDWDFWVDWKDRRLWVTVVPIVLITFPAALQSVLWERFRLPWGATVAVLGLLLGEWINRYFNFWGWTYFPINLVFPSQIVPGAIILDTVLLLSGSYLFTAIVGAMGWGLIFYPGNWPVIAPFHVPVEYNGMLLSVADLQGYNYVRTGTPEYIRMVEKGTLRTFGKDVAPVSAFFSAFMSILIYFIWHFVGRWFGSVKFIQQS; this is encoded by the coding sequence ATGAGCGCACTTCAATCCGCGGTTCGGTCACACGCCGAAGCAGTAAAGGTCTCGCGGACCGTAGACTATATCTTGTTGTTTGTTGTTTTCTTCGTGGTGGTGGGCTCGTACCACATTCACGCCATGTTGACGATGGGTGACTGGGACTTCTGGGTTGACTGGAAGGATCGTCGTCTGTGGGTAACGGTGGTACCGATCGTGTTGATCACCTTCCCGGCGGCGCTGCAGTCGGTGCTGTGGGAACGCTTCCGTCTGCCTTGGGGCGCCACCGTGGCGGTCCTGGGCCTGCTGTTGGGTGAGTGGATCAACCGCTACTTCAACTTCTGGGGCTGGACCTACTTCCCGATCAACCTGGTATTTCCTTCCCAGATCGTACCGGGCGCCATCATCCTGGACACCGTCCTGTTGTTGAGCGGCAGCTACCTGTTCACCGCCATCGTTGGCGCCATGGGCTGGGGCTTGATCTTCTACCCGGGCAACTGGCCGGTCATCGCACCGTTCCACGTACCGGTCGAGTACAACGGCATGCTGCTGTCGGTTGCCGACTTGCAGGGCTACAACTATGTCCGTACCGGTACCCCCGAGTACATCCGCATGGTTGAAAAGGGCACTCTGCGTACCTTCGGTAAGGACGTAGCGCCGGTATCGGCCTTCTTCTCTGCGTTCATGTCCATCCTCATCTACTTCATCTGGCACTTCGTCGGCCGCTGGTTCGGCTCCGTCAAGTTCATTCAGCAGAGCTAA
- the amoB gene encoding bacterial ammonia monooxygenase, subunit AmoB: MKVIRDRIAHWSLVGLLLAFAATSFYAPSASAHGEKSQAAFMRMRTIHWYDLKWSKEKVQVNEDVEITGKFHVFEGWPETVDEPHVSFLNIGIPGPVFIRKESYIGGQLVPRSVRLEIGSTYEFRVVLRARRPGDWHVHTMLNVQGGGPIIGPGKWITIEGSMANFKNPVTTLTGQTIDLETYGESNIAFWHVFWAVFGTAWIVWWVRRPVFLPRILLVDAGRANEIVTPTDRKVGAAFLAGTILIVVASMSATNNKYPITIPLQAGTLRGIHALEEKKPTIAIKVEDATYRVPGRAIRFKLTISNNGTSAVRLGEFYTASVRFLDSNVYKDTTGYPEDLLAEDGLSVSDNSPLAPGETRTVEVTASDAAWEVYRLADIIYDPDSRFAGLLFFFDAAGTRQIVQIDAPLIPSFL; encoded by the coding sequence ATGAAAGTAATCAGAGACAGGATCGCGCACTGGTCCTTGGTCGGCTTGTTGTTGGCATTCGCCGCGACCAGCTTCTACGCGCCGAGCGCCTCGGCCCACGGTGAAAAATCGCAGGCTGCGTTCATGCGTATGCGTACCATCCACTGGTACGACCTGAAGTGGTCCAAAGAAAAGGTGCAGGTCAACGAAGACGTTGAAATCACCGGTAAGTTCCACGTCTTCGAAGGCTGGCCGGAAACCGTTGACGAACCGCATGTATCGTTCCTCAACATCGGTATCCCCGGTCCCGTCTTCATCCGCAAGGAATCCTACATCGGCGGTCAGCTGGTGCCGCGTTCCGTGCGTCTGGAAATCGGCAGCACCTACGAGTTCCGCGTCGTACTGCGCGCTCGTCGTCCGGGTGACTGGCACGTACACACCATGTTGAACGTCCAGGGCGGCGGTCCGATCATCGGACCCGGCAAATGGATCACCATTGAAGGCTCCATGGCCAACTTCAAGAACCCGGTGACCACCCTGACCGGTCAGACCATCGACCTGGAAACCTACGGTGAAAGCAACATCGCCTTCTGGCACGTATTCTGGGCAGTGTTCGGCACCGCCTGGATCGTCTGGTGGGTCCGCCGTCCGGTCTTCCTGCCGCGCATCCTGTTGGTTGATGCGGGTCGCGCCAATGAAATCGTCACCCCGACCGACCGCAAGGTAGGCGCCGCCTTCCTGGCCGGCACCATCCTGATCGTGGTGGCTTCCATGAGCGCCACCAACAACAAGTACCCGATCACCATTCCTCTGCAGGCGGGTACTCTGCGTGGCATCCACGCGCTGGAAGAGAAGAAGCCGACCATCGCGATCAAGGTGGAAGACGCCACCTACCGTGTGCCGGGTCGTGCGATTCGCTTCAAGCTGACCATCAGCAACAATGGCACCAGCGCTGTGCGTCTGGGTGAGTTCTACACCGCCTCGGTCCGCTTCCTGGATTCCAATGTCTACAAAGACACCACCGGCTATCCGGAAGACCTGTTGGCGGAAGACGGCCTGAGCGTCAGCGACAACAGCCCGCTGGCTCCGGGTGAAACCCGCACCGTCGAAGTCACCGCTTCCGACGCTGCATGGGAAGTCTATCGTCTGGCCGACATCATCTACGATCCGGACAGCCGTTTCGCCGGTCTGCTGTTCTTCTTCGACGCCGCTGGCACCCGCCAGATCGTCCAGATCGACGCGCCTCTGATCCCGTCCTTCCTGTAA
- a CDS encoding pyridoxal phosphate-dependent aminotransferase — MSISPSRRIADLQPSDIRYMTRECERVGGINLGQGLGDLPAPDAVKEGAIAAIRENRSTYTSSEGIPELRQAIARKLAHDNKLTVNPDTNIVVTGGTTGAFAATLTALLNPGDGILLLAPYYGYHLNTILLSGLEAQFLNLEAPSFALEEQALRAALRSNTKAIVICTPANPSGKMFSEAELRIIDRVAGNHDLLVITDEIYEYITYDGHPHISPATIGNLKDRTVSIQGFSKTFSITGWRLGYVVAPEPLARAINLVADLLYVCAPAPLQYGVLAGLEASGDVIGQFRAKYQAKRDKLCAGLKAAGLKPLVPQGAYYVLTDVGAFGYPDSKTAALALLHQTGVASIPGSAFYPDGGGEHLVRFCFAKEDAVLEEAIQRLGRFRVYEKSA; from the coding sequence ATGAGCATCAGTCCGTCACGCCGCATCGCCGACCTGCAACCGTCCGACATCCGTTACATGACCCGCGAATGCGAACGGGTGGGCGGCATCAACCTGGGCCAGGGTCTGGGCGACCTGCCCGCCCCCGATGCGGTCAAGGAGGGCGCCATCGCCGCGATCCGCGAAAACCGCAGCACCTACACGTCATCGGAGGGCATACCGGAACTGCGACAGGCCATCGCCCGCAAGCTCGCACACGACAACAAACTAACGGTGAACCCGGACACCAATATCGTGGTGACGGGCGGCACGACGGGTGCGTTCGCCGCGACCCTGACGGCCCTGCTCAATCCCGGCGACGGCATCCTGCTGCTGGCGCCTTATTACGGCTACCACCTCAACACCATCCTGCTGAGCGGCCTGGAAGCGCAGTTCCTGAATCTGGAAGCTCCGAGCTTTGCGCTGGAGGAACAGGCACTGCGGGCGGCCTTGCGCTCCAACACTAAGGCCATCGTGATCTGCACGCCGGCCAACCCGAGCGGCAAGATGTTCAGCGAGGCCGAGTTGCGCATCATCGACCGCGTCGCCGGGAACCACGATTTACTGGTCATCACCGACGAAATCTACGAATACATCACGTACGACGGCCACCCCCACATCTCGCCGGCCACCATCGGGAACCTGAAAGATCGGACCGTCAGCATCCAGGGCTTCTCCAAGACCTTCAGCATCACCGGCTGGCGGCTGGGCTACGTCGTCGCTCCGGAACCGCTGGCGCGCGCCATCAACCTGGTAGCCGACCTGCTCTATGTCTGCGCGCCCGCTCCCCTGCAATACGGCGTCCTAGCTGGGCTCGAAGCCTCCGGCGACGTCATCGGCCAGTTCCGTGCCAAATATCAGGCCAAGCGCGACAAACTGTGCGCGGGTCTCAAGGCCGCCGGCCTGAAGCCGTTGGTTCCGCAAGGCGCTTATTACGTGCTCACCGACGTCGGCGCTTTCGGTTATCCGGACTCGAAAACCGCCGCCCTGGCCCTGCTCCACCAAACCGGCGTGGCCTCCATACCGGGCTCGGCTTTTTACCCCGACGGCGGCGGCGAACACCTGGTCCGCTTCTGCTTCGCCAAGGAAGACGCCGTGCTCGAAGAGGCGATCCAGCGGCTCGGCCGTTTCCGCGTGTACGAAAAATCGGCCTGA
- the def gene encoding peptide deformylase: MTTLNIVQVGDPVLRLSARALTPAEILGPEIRRLIESMRETLRAAPGVGLAAPQIGRSLRLAVIEDRAEYHRGLPAEEMTAKGRVPVPFHVIVNPEIIAYSPDGANFFEGCLSLNGYLAEVRRAQSVRVRCLDEQGIEKTIAASGWYARILQHEIDHLNGGLYIDRMDSRTFSSRQNYELFRDPTPVTSRQEPLA, translated from the coding sequence ATGACGACTCTCAATATCGTGCAAGTCGGCGACCCCGTGCTGAGGCTATCGGCGCGCGCCTTGACGCCCGCCGAGATACTGGGCCCCGAGATCCGGCGCCTGATCGAAAGCATGCGGGAAACCCTACGCGCCGCGCCCGGTGTGGGCCTCGCCGCGCCGCAAATCGGCCGGTCCTTGCGCCTCGCGGTGATCGAAGACCGGGCCGAATATCACCGCGGCCTGCCTGCCGAGGAAATGACCGCCAAGGGCCGGGTGCCGGTGCCATTTCACGTGATCGTCAATCCCGAGATCATCGCGTATTCGCCCGATGGCGCAAACTTCTTCGAAGGCTGTTTGAGCCTGAACGGCTACCTCGCGGAGGTCCGGCGTGCGCAATCGGTGCGGGTCCGCTGTCTGGACGAGCAAGGCATCGAAAAAACCATCGCGGCGTCCGGCTGGTATGCCCGCATCCTGCAACACGAAATCGACCATCTGAACGGCGGCCTGTACATCGACCGCATGGACTCCCGCACCTTCAGCAGCCGACAAAATTACGAGCTTTTTCGCGATCCGACTCCCGTAACCTCCAGACAGGAACCCCTAGCATGA